In Rhea pennata isolate bPtePen1 chromosome 8, bPtePen1.pri, whole genome shotgun sequence, one genomic interval encodes:
- the LHX4 gene encoding LIM/homeobox protein Lhx4, whose amino-acid sequence MMQSSALAAEGAVKGLPEILGVPMQQIPQCAGCNQHILDKFILKVLDRHWHSSCLKCADCQMQLADRCFSRAGSVYCKEDFFKRFGTKCTACQQGIPPTQVVRKAQDFVYHLHCFACIICSRQLATGDEFYLMEDGRLVCKEDYETAKQNDDSEAGAKRPRTTITAKQLETLKNAYKNSPKPARHVREQLSSETGLDMRVVQVWFQNRRAKEKRLKKDAGRHRWGHFYKSVKRSRGGGKLEKESSAEDCGASDGELSFRDDRVLPELGRAARAYGGEAPGGQLLGAAFALDGAARPYAADSRDGGSPYGLPQSPSSISSLPVPPPLLEYAADGALGLAGAGGPGGGPALRALAPGPTSDISTGSSVGYPDFPASPASWLDDMDHPPF is encoded by the exons ATGATGCAAAGCTCAGCGCTCGCTGCCGAAGGGGCTGTCAAGGGGCTTCCAGAGATTCTTGGTGTGCCAATGCAAC AGATCCCCCAGTGCGCCGGCTGCAACCAGCACATCTTGGACAAGTTCATCCTGAAGGTCCTGGACAGGCACTGGCACAGCTCCTGCCTCAAGTGCGCCGACTGCCAGATGCAGCTGGCCGACCGCTGCTTCTCCCGCGCCGGCAGCGTCTACTGCAAGGAGGACTTCTTCAA GCGTTTCGGGACAAAATGCACGGCCTGTCAGCAGGGCATCCCCCCCACGCAGGTGGTGCGCAAGGCCCAGGACTTCGTCTACCACCTGCACTGCTTCGCCTGCATCATCTGCAGCCGGCAGCTGGCCACGGGCGACGAGTTCTACCTGATGGAGGACGGGCGGCTGGTGTGCAAGGAGGACTACGAGACGGCCAAGCAGAACG ACGACTCGGAGGCGGGCGCTAAGCGGCCCCGCACCACCATCACGGCCAAGCAGCTGGAGACGCTGAAGAACGCCTACAAGAACTCGCCCAAGCCCGCCCGGCACGTGcgggagcagctctcctccgAGACGGGGCTCGACATGAGGGTGGTGCAG GTGTGGTTCCAGAACCGCCGGGCCAAGGAGAAGCGGCTGAAGAAGGACGCGGGCCGGCACCGCTGGGGACACTTCTACAAGAGCGTCaagcggagccgcggcggcggcaaGCTGGAGAAGGAGAGCTCGGCCGAGGACTGCGGCGCCAGCGACGGCGAGCTCAGCTTCCGCg ACGACCGCGTCCTCCCGGAgctcggccgcgccgcccgcgcctaCGGCGGCGAGGCGCCCGGCGGGCAGCTGCTCGGCGCCGCCTTCGCCCTCgacggcgccgcgcggccctaCGCGGCGGACTCGCGGGACGGCGGCAGCCCCTACGGCCTGCCGCAGTCGCCCTCGTCCATCTCGTCGCTGCCCGTCCCGCCGCCCTTGCTGGAGTACGCGGCCGACGGCGCGCTGGGGCtggcgggcgccggcgggccggggggcggcccggcgctgcgggccCTGGCGCCCGGCCCCACCTCCGACATCTCCACGGGCAGCAGCGTGGGCTACCCGGACTTCCCCGCCAGCCCGGCCTCCTGGCTCGATGACATGGATCACCCGCCTTTCTAG